The Enterobacter asburiae genomic sequence CCACTGCCAGGCTCACTTTGCCCTCGGCAAAGTTCACCACCTGCAGGGCGCCCGGATATTCGATCAGGCGATAGATATTGTCGATAACCAGCTGTTCTGGTGCGATGAGGTGGTCAATGGGGACCGCTTCGGAATTAAACAGTTTTTCAGCATCGCGAACATAGTCCGGAGAGCGAATACGCGCAATTCGGTTTGGCGTGTTGAAAAGCGAGTAGGCCACCTGACAGGCCACCATATTGGTTTCGTCAGAACTGGTTACCGCAACCAGCATGTCGGCATCGTCGGCGCCCGCCTCACGAAGAACACGTGGGTGCGAACCATGACCCTGCACCACGCGCAGGTCAAACTTGTCCTGTAATACACGCAGACGATCGCCGTTGGTATCAACAATTGTGATGTCGTTGTTTTCGCCAACCAGGTTTTCCGCCAGCGTTCCGCCCACCTGTCCTGCACCCAGAATGATAATCTTCATATCTCGTGACCTGTTCTCAACATCACTCTTTGATTAGCTTAGCGTAAAAGAAGCCATCGCCCTCTTCAGCACCCGGCAGGTTCTGCAGACCCGGGGATTCAGGCGTTCCCGTATCGCGCAGCGCGGCGTCCGACGTACGTTTAAGGAAGGCCGCGATTTGCTGGCTGTTTTCTTCCGGCAGTACGGAGCAGGTCGCATAGACCAGCGTTCCGCCAGATTTAAGATGCGGCCAAATGGCGTCGAGAATGTCGGATTGCAGTTGGGCAAGTTCCTGAATATCACGATCGCGGCGTAGCCACTTGATGTCCGGATGACGACGAATAACACCGGTTGCAGAGCAGGGGGCATCCAGCAAAATGCGATCGAATTGCGTTTCACCACACCATTCTGCGGGTTTGCGTCCATCGCCCTGCTTAACCTGAGCCTTCATGCCCAGACGCTTGAGGTTGTCGTAGACGCGTGAGAGACGCTGTTCATCGACATCCACTGCCAGCACGCTGGCCTGCGGAGCCACTTCAAGAATATGCGTCGTTTTGCCCCCAGGCGCGGCGCACAGATCGAGGATCTGCTCACCATTTTTGGGTTCAAGCCAGGTCATGCAACCCTGAGCCGAGGCATCCTGTACGGTTACCCAGCCTTCATCAAAACCGGGTAATGCATGTACCGGTGTCGGTGAGGCTAAGCGTACGGCATCCGGATAGGCTTCATGTGGGAATCCACTCATTCCAGCTTGTTCGAGCAAGCTCAGCCATGCGTCACGGCTGTGGTGATTACGATTCACGCGTAACCACATTGGCGGACGCTGATTGTTGGCATCGGCAATCTCCTGCCACTGCTGTGGATAAGCTTTTTTCAGGCGCTTCAACAGCCAGTCAGGGTGCAGAAAACGTGCTTCGCTTTGGGCAAATTCAGCCAGAAGCTCTTCCTGCTGTCTCTGAAACTGACGCAGTACGCCGTTGATCAGCCCTTTCAGCTGAGGGCGTTTAATCGCAACGGCGCCTTCCACCGTCTCAGCCAGCGCGGCATGAGGTGGGATGCGGGTATGAAGAAGCTGATAAAAACCCACCATAATCAAATAGTGTACGGTGCGCTGCTTGCCTGTCATTGGGCGTGACATCAGCTTGTTAATCAACCACTCAAGCTGAGAAAGCGTGCGCAGAACGCCAAAGCAGAGCTCCTGAAGCAGGGCTTTGTCTTTATCAGAGACTTTTTGTTGCAGGGGAGGCAGGACGTTACTTAATGACTGGCCCTGCTCGATAACCTGCTCAACGGCCTGAGCCGCCATACTGCGTAGATTTTGTTTTTTCATAACCGTAAAAATAAAAATGCCCGGAAACACCGGGCCTTAAGGATAAATTTGCTCAGGCAAGACGATTGCCCGGAATAAACCATTCGCGGCGGGAATTTAACAGATCCTGAGCGCTCATGGCCTTCTTGCCGGCCGGTTGTAGCGATTCAAGATTCAGGATCCCTTGTGCAGTCGCCACCTGGATCCCGTTCTTGTTGGCGTCAACAATCGTACCGGGTTCAGCCGTGGTAGTACCGCTAATGACGGAGGCTTTCCAGACTTTCACCGGCTGCTCATCAATCTCCATCCAGCTCATCGGCCACGGATTAAAAGCGCGGATGCAGCGTTCAAGTTGCGCGGCTGACAGGGACCAGTCGATACGCGCTTCTTCTTTGCTCAGTTTTTCGGCATACGTCACCAGCGCGTCATCCTGAACTTCCGGTTTCGCCGTGTTGTCAGCAAGCTGCTGGAGCGTCTCGATAAGCCCTTGTGGACCAAGGTCTGCCAGTTTGTCATACAGCGTAGCGCTGGTATCGTCTGACGTAATGGGGCACGCCAGTTTATACAGCATATCGCCGGTGTCTAAACCTACGTCCATCTTCATGATGGTAACGCCCGTTTCGGCATCACCCGCCCACAGCGAGCGCTGGATAGGTGCAGCACCACGCCAGCGCGGGAGCAGAGACCCGTGCACGTTGATGCAACCCAGGCGTGGCATATCAAGCACAGCTTTTGGCAGAATTAAACCGTAAGCCACTACCACCATTACGTCGGCATTCAGGTCAGCAACCAGCTGCTGATTTTCCTGCGGGCGTAACGATGCAGGCTGGAAAACGGGTAGCCCTTGCTCTTCTGCCAGCACCTTTACTGGGCTCGGCATCAATTTTTTGCCGCGACCAGCCGGACGGTCCGGCTGGGTAAAGACGCCAACAACCTGGTGACCAGACGATAACAGCGCGTCAAGATGACGCGCTGCAAAATCAGGGGTTCCCGCGAAGATAATACGTAGTGTTTTAGACACGATGATCCTTGTATCTGGGGGGGCGTTATGCGCGAGAACGCAAACGATCCAGTTTCTCTACTTTCTGACGAATACGCTGCTGCTTCAGCGGCGAGAGATAATCGATAAACAGTTTACCGACCAGGTGGTCCATCTCATGCTGAATACAAATTGCCAGCAGGTCGTCTGCTTCCAGTTCGAACGGATTACCGTCGCGATCCAGCGCGCGAATTTTCACCTTTTCGGCACGCGGTACTAAAGCGCGCTGTTCAGGAATGGACAGACAGCCTTCCTCAATACCGGTTTCGCCACTCTTTTCGAGCAGCTCAGGGTTGATCAGTACCAGACGTTCATCGCGATTTTCGGAAACATCAATCACGATAATTCGCTTGTGAATGTCCACCTGCGTGGCCGCCAGGCCAATGCCTTCTTCGGCGTACATGGTATCGAACATATCATCAACGATACGCTGGATTTCTGCATTCACTTCTTTGACCGGTTCAGCGACGATGCGAAGGCGCTCGTCCGGAATATGTAACACTTGCAAAACTGCCATAAATTTCCAGAGTCGTGTTCAGGAGTTGATAAGAATACTCTTTCTATTCTAGACAAATCCCCCATCGATTGACAGCATCAGTGACCAATCGCAATGATTGCGGAGGCCGCTTATGGCAGGGGAAAGGATGACGTCTACCGAGATATGGTTACGGCTAATACACACAGGGTCTCTGTGTGGTGATGTAATGCTGGAAGTGGCTGCGCGACTGCAGAAGCAGGAACACCTCAACGTGCCCGTGGCCAGAAACGTCGGGCTGACAGCAAAGCAGACTGAACGCTTCTTTGCACTCGATGAGAGCGAGCTGGAACGTAGCCTTATGTGGCTCGAGCAGCCGGGACATCATTTATTAACGGCCAACCATCCCCTTTATCCCCCTTTGCTCCGCACGATCCCTGATTATCCCGGGGCATTATTCGTAAAAGGTAACCCTGAGACGCTTAATACGGTTCAACTGGCGGTGGTAGGCAGTCGTGCGCCGTCATGGTACGGCGAGCGATGGGGGAAAATCCTGTGCGAACAACTGTCACAAAGCGGTTTCACGATCACCAGCGGGCTGGCCTGCGGTATTGACGGCGTAGCCCACAGCGCGGCGCTGTCAGTTAAGGGACGAAGCGTAGCGGTGCTGGGGAACGGTCTTTTTAGCATTTATCCACGCCGGCATCAGGCACTGGCGATGCGGCTTATTGAATCTGACGGCGCGATAGTGTCTGAGTTTCCGCTTTCCGCACAGCCCAGGCCGGCAAACTTTCCACGTCGTAATCGAATCATCAGCGGGCTTAGCAAAGGCGTACTGGTGGTTGAAGCGGCGCGCCGAAGCGGTTCGCTGGTCACGGCGCGATGCGCGCTCGAGCAGGGGAGAGAAGTCTTCGCCTTGCCTGGTCCGATAGGTAATCCCGGATGCGAGGGGCCCCACTGGCTGATTAAGCAAGGGGCTACGCCGGTAACGGAAGTAGGAGATATTCTTGAAAATTTGCAATATGGGTTGCAATGGCTGCAGGAAGATCCCGAAAAGCGACAATATTCATCAGATCAGGGAAAGGTGGCATTGCCATTTCCCAAGCTCCTGGCTAACGTAGGAGATGAGGTAACACCTGTTGACGTTGTCGCTGAACGTGCCGGCCAACCTGTGCCAGTAACGGTAGCACAGCTACTCGAACTGGAGTTAGCAGGGTGGATCGCAGCTGTACCCGGCGGCTATGTCCGATTAAGGAGGGCATGCCATGTTCGACGTACTGATGTATTTGTTTGAGACTTACATCCATAACGAAGCAGAAATGCGAGTGGATCAGGACAAATTGACACAGGATCTTACCGATGCGGGGTTTGAGCGGGAAGATATCTATAATGCGTTGATGTGGCTGGAAAAACTGGCTGATTATCAGGAAGGCCTCGCCGAACCGATGCAGCTTGCTTCTGACCCATTGTCAGTACGCATTTATACAGCGGAAGAGTGTGAAAGGCTGGACGCCAGCTGCCGGGGGTTCATCTTATTCCTTGAGCAGATTCAGGTGCTGAACCTCGAAACGAGAGAAATGGTGATAGAGCGCGCCATGGCGCTGGATACAGCAGAATTTGAACTGGAAGATCTCAAGTGGGTGATCCTGATGGTTCTGTTTAATATCCCGGGCTGTGAAAACGCCTATCAGCAAATGGAAGAATTACTCTTTGAAGTGAATGAAGGTATGCTGCACTAATTCAATGTGCAGCACCAAGAGTTGTTATGGCCAAATCAGCACTATTCACGGTGCATAAAAACGAGCCCTGCCCGCAGTGCGGGGCTGAACTTGTTATTCGGTCCGGGAAACACGGCCCGTTTCTCGGTTGTTCACACTATCCGGAATGTGATTATGTCCGTCCCCTGAAAAGCCAGGCGGATGGACATATCGTTAAAATTCTGGAGGGTAAGTTTTGTCCAGTCTGCGGTGGTGAATTAGCCCTGCGTCAGGGGCGTTTCGGCATGTTTATTGGATGTAGCCGCTACCCGGAATGCGAACATACGGAACAAATTGATAAGCCTGATGAAACGGCAATTGCGTGCCCTCAGTGTCAGCGCGGTCAGTTGGTACAGCGCCGTTCCCGTTATGGTAAGACGTTCCATTCGTGCGATCGCTACCCTGAATGCCAGTTCGTTATCAATTTTAAACCGGTAGCGGGAACCTGCCCTCATTGCAATTATCCGCTACTTATAGAGAAGAAAACTGCGCAAGGCATGAAACGCTTCTGTGCCAGTAAACAATGTGGAAAGCCGGTTACGGCGGATCAAAATAGTGAATAATAACCTGCCATCAGGCTCCATTGCGCATGCAGTGGACGTACTGAAAAATGAAGAAGTCATCGCCTATCCAACTGAAGCTGTTTTTGGGGTCGGTTGCGATCCTGACAGCGAGACGGCAGTGAGCCGTCTGCTTGCCTTAAAACAAAGACCTGTCGAGAAAGGGCTAATTTTGATCGCTGCGAATTATGAGCAGCTTAAACACTATATCGATGACTCCATGCTGACGCTGGCGCAGCGCGAGACTATCTTCTCCGCGTGGCCTGGGCCTGTGACCTTCGTCTTCCCGGCGCAGCCAACAACGCCGCGCTGGTTAACCGGACGCTTTGATTCCCTCGCCGTTCGCGTAACTGACCATCCGCTGGTGGTTGAGCTTTGTCTGGCATTTGGTAAACCGCTGGTCTCAACCAGCGCCAACCTGACCGGATTGCCACCTTGTCGGTCAACCGAAGAAGTACTGGCGCAGTTCGGGAATGACTTCCCTGTTGCGGTCGGTGAAACGGGAGGGCGCCTGAATCCGTCTGAAATTCGCGACGCTTTGACCGGCGAACGTTTTCGCCAGGGGTAATCTCATGGAAACCTATGCTGTTTTTGGTAATCCGATTGCACACAGCAAGTCACCGTTGATTCATCAGCAATTTGCGAAGCAGCTGCAGATAAATCATCCCTATGGTCGCGTACTGGCACCGGTGGATGCATTTATCCCAACGCTGGAGGCTTTTTTCGCCGCGGGCGGTAAAGGCGCGAATGTGACGGTTCCTTTTAAAGAGGAAGCCTTCGAACGTGCGGATGAGCTGACCGAGCGCGCTTCACTGGCTGGTGCGGTCAATACCCTAAAACGGCTTGAGGATGGACGCCTTTTGGGTGACAACACCGACGGAATTGGTTTACTTAGCGATCTGGAACGATTGTCGTTTATTAAGCCCGGATTCCGGGTCCTGCTGATTGGTGCGGGTGGCGCATCGCGGGGAGTGCTGTTGCCTCTGCTTTCAATGGACTGTGCGGTGACCATTACCAACAGAACCTTTTCCCGCGCGGAAGCGCTGGCGGCGTTGTTTGCGCATACCGGCAGCGTGAGCGCGGTAGCGCTTGACGATCTTGCCGATCGTGAGTTCGATCTTGTCATCAACGCCACGTCCAGCGGCATCAATGGTGAGATCCCGGCAATTCCCGCTTCTCTGGTCAGCGCGCATATGTACTTCTATGACATGTTTTATCAGAAAGGGAAGACGCCTTTCCTTTACTGGTGTGAACAACACGGCGCGAAGCAGTTAGCCGATGGACTGGGAATGCTGGTGGGGCAGGCTGCGCATGCGGTGCTGCTCTGGCATGGCGTGTTGCCTGCGGTCGAACCTGTCATTGAAAAGTTAAAGCAGGAGCTTTCGGCGTGAACCAGGCTATTCATTTCCCGGACAGAGAAAACTGGGATGAGAGTAAACAAGCGGTCTGTTTTCCAGTGCTGGTGCAGGGTATGCAACTTACCTGTGCCATTGCTGGGGAAACGCTGTTGCGTCGTTTTGGCGGTTCAGACCCGATAGCGATATTTTGCGAAAATCGCTGGGATCTGGAAGAGGAAGCCAGCGATTTAATCCGCGAACAGCAGGAAGACGATCAGGGCTGGGTTTGGTTGTCCTGATCCAAATAGTCATTCTTCCATTTAACGTAGTTGTTCGCCGAGTATTTTAACCCTTCGATCTCCGCCTCCTTCAGGGGGCGGATCTGTTTTACCGGGCTTCCCAGGTAGAGATAGCCACTCTCCAGCCGTTTGTTCTGTGGTACCAGGCTACCGGCACCAATCATTACGTCATCTTCTACTATGACGCCATCCAGCAAAATCGACCCCATGCCAACAAGTACGCGATTTCCGATAGTGCAGCCGTGAAGCATCACTTTATGGCCGACGGTAACCTCTTCTCCAATGATGAGGGGATTACCGTCCGGGTTATAGGAGGATTTGTGCGTGACATGCAGAACGCTGCCGTCCTGAATATTGGTACGGGCGCCAATCGACACATAGTTAACATCTCCCCTGATGGCGACGAGCGGCCAGATGCTGACGTCATCGGCCATTCGGACATCACCAATCACCACGCTGCTGGCATCGATCATCACGCGATCGCCTTTTTGGGGGAAGAGATCTTTATAAGGACGTAATACTGCGGGCATATCTACCTCTAACAATGAGCGCTATACAGAAGACTTTGATCATAGTAATGGATCGAGGCAAGGCAAAATACGTCAATATTTAAGCAGATCGGGCGGGATTTCAGCGAAAAGCGCGGAAAATCAGCAGTCGGAAAAAAAGATCTAAAAAATACTTGTGCTAAAAAATGGGATCCCTATAATGCGCTCCCATCGACACGGCGGATGTGAATCACTTCACACAACAAGCGGTTCGGTTGAAGAGAAAAAATCCTGAAATAACGGGTTGACTCTGAAAGAGGAAAGCGTAATATACGCCACCTCGCAACGG encodes the following:
- the rsmB gene encoding 16S rRNA (cytosine(967)-C(5))-methyltransferase RsmB, which codes for MKKQNLRSMAAQAVEQVIEQGQSLSNVLPPLQQKVSDKDKALLQELCFGVLRTLSQLEWLINKLMSRPMTGKQRTVHYLIMVGFYQLLHTRIPPHAALAETVEGAVAIKRPQLKGLINGVLRQFQRQQEELLAEFAQSEARFLHPDWLLKRLKKAYPQQWQEIADANNQRPPMWLRVNRNHHSRDAWLSLLEQAGMSGFPHEAYPDAVRLASPTPVHALPGFDEGWVTVQDASAQGCMTWLEPKNGEQILDLCAAPGGKTTHILEVAPQASVLAVDVDEQRLSRVYDNLKRLGMKAQVKQGDGRKPAEWCGETQFDRILLDAPCSATGVIRRHPDIKWLRRDRDIQELAQLQSDILDAIWPHLKSGGTLVYATCSVLPEENSQQIAAFLKRTSDAALRDTGTPESPGLQNLPGAEEGDGFFYAKLIKE
- the fmt gene encoding methionyl-tRNA formyltransferase, which translates into the protein MSKTLRIIFAGTPDFAARHLDALLSSGHQVVGVFTQPDRPAGRGKKLMPSPVKVLAEEQGLPVFQPASLRPQENQQLVADLNADVMVVVAYGLILPKAVLDMPRLGCINVHGSLLPRWRGAAPIQRSLWAGDAETGVTIMKMDVGLDTGDMLYKLACPITSDDTSATLYDKLADLGPQGLIETLQQLADNTAKPEVQDDALVTYAEKLSKEEARIDWSLSAAQLERCIRAFNPWPMSWMEIDEQPVKVWKASVISGTTTAEPGTIVDANKNGIQVATAQGILNLESLQPAGKKAMSAQDLLNSRREWFIPGNRLA
- the def gene encoding peptide deformylase: MAVLQVLHIPDERLRIVAEPVKEVNAEIQRIVDDMFDTMYAEEGIGLAATQVDIHKRIIVIDVSENRDERLVLINPELLEKSGETGIEEGCLSIPEQRALVPRAEKVKIRALDRDGNPFELEADDLLAICIQHEMDHLVGKLFIDYLSPLKQQRIRQKVEKLDRLRSRA
- the dprA gene encoding DNA-protecting protein DprA gives rise to the protein MTSTEIWLRLIHTGSLCGDVMLEVAARLQKQEHLNVPVARNVGLTAKQTERFFALDESELERSLMWLEQPGHHLLTANHPLYPPLLRTIPDYPGALFVKGNPETLNTVQLAVVGSRAPSWYGERWGKILCEQLSQSGFTITSGLACGIDGVAHSAALSVKGRSVAVLGNGLFSIYPRRHQALAMRLIESDGAIVSEFPLSAQPRPANFPRRNRIISGLSKGVLVVEAARRSGSLVTARCALEQGREVFALPGPIGNPGCEGPHWLIKQGATPVTEVGDILENLQYGLQWLQEDPEKRQYSSDQGKVALPFPKLLANVGDEVTPVDVVAERAGQPVPVTVAQLLELELAGWIAAVPGGYVRLRRACHVRRTDVFV
- the smg gene encoding DUF494 family protein Smg, with product MFDVLMYLFETYIHNEAEMRVDQDKLTQDLTDAGFEREDIYNALMWLEKLADYQEGLAEPMQLASDPLSVRIYTAEECERLDASCRGFILFLEQIQVLNLETREMVIERAMALDTAEFELEDLKWVILMVLFNIPGCENAYQQMEELLFEVNEGMLH
- a CDS encoding DNA topoisomerase family protein, with translation MAKSALFTVHKNEPCPQCGAELVIRSGKHGPFLGCSHYPECDYVRPLKSQADGHIVKILEGKFCPVCGGELALRQGRFGMFIGCSRYPECEHTEQIDKPDETAIACPQCQRGQLVQRRSRYGKTFHSCDRYPECQFVINFKPVAGTCPHCNYPLLIEKKTAQGMKRFCASKQCGKPVTADQNSE
- the tsaC gene encoding L-threonylcarbamoyladenylate synthase type 1 TsaC, with protein sequence MNNNLPSGSIAHAVDVLKNEEVIAYPTEAVFGVGCDPDSETAVSRLLALKQRPVEKGLILIAANYEQLKHYIDDSMLTLAQRETIFSAWPGPVTFVFPAQPTTPRWLTGRFDSLAVRVTDHPLVVELCLAFGKPLVSTSANLTGLPPCRSTEEVLAQFGNDFPVAVGETGGRLNPSEIRDALTGERFRQG
- the aroE gene encoding shikimate dehydrogenase is translated as METYAVFGNPIAHSKSPLIHQQFAKQLQINHPYGRVLAPVDAFIPTLEAFFAAGGKGANVTVPFKEEAFERADELTERASLAGAVNTLKRLEDGRLLGDNTDGIGLLSDLERLSFIKPGFRVLLIGAGGASRGVLLPLLSMDCAVTITNRTFSRAEALAALFAHTGSVSAVALDDLADREFDLVINATSSGINGEIPAIPASLVSAHMYFYDMFYQKGKTPFLYWCEQHGAKQLADGLGMLVGQAAHAVLLWHGVLPAVEPVIEKLKQELSA
- a CDS encoding DUF1488 family protein; its protein translation is MNQAIHFPDRENWDESKQAVCFPVLVQGMQLTCAIAGETLLRRFGGSDPIAIFCENRWDLEEEASDLIREQQEDDQGWVWLS
- a CDS encoding gamma carbonic anhydrase family protein, whose amino-acid sequence is MPAVLRPYKDLFPQKGDRVMIDASSVVIGDVRMADDVSIWPLVAIRGDVNYVSIGARTNIQDGSVLHVTHKSSYNPDGNPLIIGEEVTVGHKVMLHGCTIGNRVLVGMGSILLDGVIVEDDVMIGAGSLVPQNKRLESGYLYLGSPVKQIRPLKEAEIEGLKYSANNYVKWKNDYLDQDNQTQP